One Candidatus Mikella endobia genomic window carries:
- the fabZ gene encoding 3-hydroxyacyl-ACP dehydratase FabZ, producing the protein MTIDIHTLHIKEILELLPQRFPFLFVDRVLNFEKEKFIRALKNISFNEPFFQGHFPEKPVFPGVLILEAIAQVTGILAFKSSGKLAPGEIYYFAAIDKARFKRSVHPGDQMIIEVKFIKERCRVARFKGIVKVDNEVACKALMMCARRREF; encoded by the coding sequence TTGACTATTGACATTCATACTCTGCACATTAAAGAGATATTAGAACTTTTGCCTCAACGGTTTCCGTTTTTATTTGTAGACCGTGTCCTAAATTTTGAAAAAGAAAAATTTATACGTGCTTTAAAAAATATTTCGTTTAATGAACCCTTTTTTCAAGGCCATTTTCCAGAAAAACCTGTGTTTCCTGGAGTGTTAATATTAGAAGCTATAGCTCAAGTAACCGGTATTCTTGCTTTCAAGAGTTCAGGGAAACTAGCTCCTGGAGAAATTTATTATTTTGCTGCTATTGATAAAGCACGTTTTAAACGTTCAGTTCATCCTGGTGATCAAATGATCATTGAAGTTAAATTTATTAAAGAACGTTGCAGAGTTGCACGCTTTAAAGGTATTGTCAAAGTTGATAATGAAGTAGCTTGTAAAGCATTAATGATGTGCGCTCGACGTAGAGAATTCTAA